The Rosa rugosa chromosome 1, drRosRugo1.1, whole genome shotgun sequence genomic sequence TGATTTGATATGTTTAACACACATTCCTTATAGAAGAAAAGGATCAGTTGATCTGATTTTTGTTAttattctttttaattttgagaagaaaaagtaATTCTTAGTATTGGCAAATCGATTCAAGCAATATATGATTTCTCGAAGAATCTTGTATTGCAATTGAAGGGAAAAGGTCGTTGCCAACAGGCTCCTAGGTGTCGACATAGAGTCGAACATACCACACGGTTTAGCTTCAACCATGTCAAATAAGTAGAGACGGTTTTTGTGAAATTTAACATTAACAGTTTTCGTTTAGGTTGACTTTTTTACATAGATAATATTTATaaattgaacggttaagattACGGAACTAAATGATCGGCTAAGTATTATTTCCGCTAATCTGCTAGTCGATGTATTCTTTATATTTTACTTCTTGACATGTGTCCTCTCTTATAATAAAATGTTCACGATGTCCAACCACTCGTTCATTTACAGTGAAAACAAAGATCAGCAAAGGCCTTTGAACCTTTTCAAAATGGGTCCAACTTCCTTACAGCAGCTTGAGCTCGTGGCATTCTTCCTCCGCAGAAGCTCATTCATAGGGTTAATGGGCATCTTCTACTACAATAGAATAGAATGACATACGCTCAAAAATTGATCAAAACGACGTCGAAGATAGCAGCCTTTGCAAGGTTGGGTCACATCAACCATGCCCGCCAACTGTTCGACGAAATGCCTCACCGAGACTCCATTGCTTGGAACGCAATGCTCACCGCCTACACCCAACTGGGCTTCCACCaccaagctctctctcttctccgcaGCATGAGAATCTCCAACGCCCGGCCCGATCACTTCACCTTCACTGCTACGCTAAGCGCCTGTGCCGGCGCATGTAACCTTCGATGTGGAACCAAATTACATTGTTTACTCACTGTTTTGGGTTACCAGTCTTACTTGCCGGTCAACAATGCGCTTATTGATATGTATGGCAAGTGCTTGGAGCCTTGCAGTGCTACCAGAGTGTTTGAAGAGATGGAACTTAGGAATGAAGTAACTTGGTGTTCTTTGTTATTTGCATACACAAACTCCGGACTGTTTGACGCCGCGCGTCAAGTGTTTTGTGTAATGCCTAGAAGGGTGGAGAGAGCTTGGAATGTTATGATTGTGGGTTATGCACGAAACGGGGAGGTGGAGATGTGTTTGGGGTTGTTGAAAGAGATGAAAGAGAGTTTGTGCCGGCCAGATCAGTGGACTTTCAGTGCTCTTATGAATGCTTGCGCGGAGGCATTGGAATTTCGGTGTGGTTGCATGCTGCATGCTTTCATCATTAAAAGTGGTTGGAGCTCTTCTGCGGAGGTGAAGAACTCGGTTTTGAGTTTTTATGCTGAATTAGGTTGCCTGGGCAATGCGGTGAAGGTGTTTGAGTCCGGTGGAACTCTAACACAGGTGTCTTGGAATGCGATGATTGATACCTACATGAAACTGGGAAATACCCATGAAGCACTTCGTGTGTTTCAGCTATCCCCTGAACAGAATATTGTCTCATGGACATCTATGATCTCAGGGTATGCAAGAAATGGACGTGGGGAAGAAGCTGCAATGTTCTTTGTTGATATGTTGAGAACTGGACTCGAACCAGATGATTTCAGTTTTACTGCCGTCCTTCATGCATGTTCAAACTTAGCATTACTTGGATGCGGGGAAATGTTTCATGGTTCCATAATTCACTATGGTTTCCATGCATATGCGTTTATTGGGAACGGCTTGGTTAACATGTATGCTAAATGCGGGGATTTGAAAGGGTCCATCCGTGCATTCCGTGATATACTTCACAAGGATTTGGTATCTTGGAACGCGATGTTGTTTGCATTTGGATTACATGGAAAAGCTATCGAAACTCTACAATTTTTTGAACAAATGGTGGTAAATGGGGTCAAACCAGATAATGTTACCTTTATCGGCTTGTTGATGGCTTGCAGCCACTCTGGATTGATAGGAGAAAGTCGTGCACTTTTTGAAACAATGCAGACAATTTATGGGCTCTCTCCTGACAAATATCATGTGGCATGCATGGTGGATATGCTTGGAAGAGGTGGTTACTTAGCTGAAGCTAAGGAACTGGCTGATAAGTATTGTTCAGTATATAATGCTAAGATCAGCTCGTGTGAAGCTCTGCTTGGAGCATGTTCTGCACATGGGGAGTTGGGATTTGGAAAATATTTGGGGGAAACGCTGAAAATAACAGAACCACATAATGAGACAAGCTATGTGTTATTGTCAAATTTGTACTGTGCAAGTGGGCAATGGAAGGAAGCTGAAATGGTTAGGAAGAGAATGGCAGATCAAGGGGTGAAGAAATTGCCTGGATGTAGTTGGATAGAAGTGAGAAACAAGGTAATGGCTTTTGTTGCAGGGAAGAATTCTGATCCATTTATGGATGACGTGTATAATATACTACAGTACATTGATTTTGAAATCAGGAATCCATACATTGTTGATATTAATTGTTGAAGGAAGAGGCAACTCACTCTGGATCCTAGTGGTGCCAAGATATACAGAAGAGCATGTTTCATATTCCTCGTGATTGGCCTAAACCTCAAGCTGTTTGGCATTCTCTTGGCATCCCCAGGTACATTAATACAGAGAACCTTCAGACAATCAGACTTCATTGGGAAGGTTGGATTTCTGCTAACCTCTATCAACTAAGCTACAAATATCAAGGGATGCAGTCGAATGCTTTGTGCATTTTCATCTCTTGGTATATTTGGAAATAAAGGAATAAGGGTACGTATTTTTTATATGAGCTCCCATAGGACTCATAATGCTGCTGCTTCTATGCTATTGTATATAATAAGACCTGTTGGTTAAAGCTAATTAGGTGAAGAATAAATACTTGTAAAATATAAGCCTGCCGACTGTTCTAGGTGAAGTCTGCTTACGAAACCTATTGTGATCATGTCACATTAACCAAACTGCTCTACTTGGACGGTTACTGAGGCAACAACTATTCCATCccattatatataaatatgagCAAGTGCATCTATATTATAACattataatttctatatatacAGCAAAAGATAGATAATATAGAGCAGATCATCAAGATCTTTTAAGATATGGCTATAGTACCATGCAAGCGTCTTGTTCTTTCTATTCTTATCTTGGTTTGCTTCATCTCTATCACTGCTAGAGGTAAACGTACATATGAAATTTTCTCTTTACATAACTCGTCAAGATTTTCGTTTGTATGTTTGTGTTTTGGGaattttattcttcttctgGGTTTACTCTGACAGCAAGGAGTTTGCAAGTGGCACATAGCAGTAATGGAAGTGATCGTCAACAAGGCATGGACTATAAGTTTCCATCAAACCAAGATGATGTTCTTGATGGGACTACCGAGGAAGTAAATCTTGCGGATTACAGTCGGCCAAGGCCACGTCCTCCGTCTGAGATCTTGACTTAGATCCAGATTTAGATTTCAATCAGTCCTTTTGGGTTTCTTGGTTGCTGATCTTCATTTGCTCAGTTGGGTTTATTAATTTACTGAGCGAGCTTATGGATGTTTAGAACTAGTTTAGTGATAAACTTGTACTACTTTGTACTAGTTCATGTTGTCCATAATggacttttctttcttttcaattgGTACCAACTACTACcaaattgaaggaatggatggatttcaaaactttttaattagtgcggaattagtttaaccattaaactactaactaaacataaaatccattcctttaacccatgatcttggcttattgtgatatgtatataaacatagcatgcatagtaaggaagaacaaagagggagtttatgttctactcacccttggagcgtgattttaatccgatccaagtgaaccaccaaagttcctctccttgatctctccttgtgtgtgtttcctccaccttgaagcaccttggattaagaactccttcttgtactccttcttgtgcttgtaatcttctcttttgatgtaacaagtaaagccacaaaaggatatggcctctaaggatcttcaccaagtgaatcaagagatgaagaaagatgaaagaaaagaagaaattatgcaagtgttcttctttactttaattttgtaatggaccaagaaagaactctttctctctctctctctcaaatctgaaaataatagtgtggagacacacttattctctttgtccatgctttcacttttatataataggaaataactccaattactaaaagaaaatattgactttcataaagccaatattttggctggtccatacttgttattgggcactaaaaatgtgtcttgggctttcatttaaatctcatttagtgaagctcaagtccacacgaaaagcccgacaatcgtttaggcccaataggttcggttttacccgaaaaacctaattatgtccaaataataaatctaattaattatttggtcataaccaactcttgtttaatcttcttcatatacaatctcaaggatccacttatatggtgtgcgatctcttaggttctaattaacaaggcagtgaagtttatagaaaccattctattttgtttacgaatcaaaaactccatttttgattctcccttgttattaggattataaatgtttattaatcctcggggacttcacaagtcatgagtgacgtcttgcaacatatcatgactaccctagttaatgtagaatgacaaagaacctattcaattggaattacaatacaatacggtccttctctaacactatgttctaaatcacatcatcggggtatggaattgatatgtcaatcccctaatgtgattttcattcttatgtgattcttagaatgtgattaaaaactcctttttaatctcattcaatgctttggccaaagactcattgaatcacatctttgaacatacaccttatttacttaaggatagagattccttattgtacactcacatgtctccatgaccgaattgattataccaatgaatgcatctattatatccattaagggacacaatattattgcatcatcaagagataatccattcactcataagacaactatggtgtctcaggtcaaatgactaatttgtattattgcaatttagagttcaagtttgacatgtaagtaagactccatacaagaactctaatgatcgcgttcagtgtactctttaagttaagagcacccacatacttgtattagtgtctctacacaaatgacaagagacatatcatcctccatattgagcatacatagtatgtgctagtctttccggattatcaatgtccaagtgataatcctatgactaggaaccttttaggataagagtgtgaaagagtaaaggtctcacacatctaactctttagattactttctctttaactcatattccttggaccttgttcaatcaaatattaaatataagcaatgaacaataaacttgcccttttgaataataataattacaataataattacatcaaaatgattgttttaggacacaattccttcaatctcccacttgtactaaacccaatcagccatgaaacgtacacccatcttctcaagatgttgttctagctttgcttgtgataaaggcttagtgaatggatctgatatgttatcaacagatgctactttgagaatgttaacgtctccacgattaacaatctcccttatgatatggaaacgtctttcgatgtgtttggatttttgatgagaccttggttccttggcttgagcaattgccccattgttgtcacagtaaagtggaatcggtgactcaatggtaggaacaacatcaagttcagtgatgaactttttcatccaaactgcttcctttgcagcctctgcagctgcaatgtattctgcctcagtagtggaatctgcagtaacgctttgtttgcagcttctccaatttactgcacctccattcaaggtgaagacaaaccctgatgtggattttctgtcattcacatcagattgaaaatctgagtctgtgtatgcttccacttgcaactctgattgcaaatcaccacctccataaacgaggaataaatctttagtccttctcaagtacttaaggatattcttaacagcattccagtgttctaaacctggattggactgatatcgactagttatgcttacgccataactgatatcaggtcttgtgcatagcatcgcatacatgaggctccctattgcagatgcatatgggatcttgctcatcttttgcacttcctcaatcgtttgtgggcacattttcttagaaaggtgaatgccatgtctgacaggcagaaaacccttcctagattgttccatgtgaaatctattcaacactttgtctatgtacaaggattgagataatccaattaatctccTTGATCTATCTCTGTAGAtttttattcctagtacataggcagcttctccaagatccttcataaggaaggtcttggacaaccaaactttaattgaagataacattcctacatcattcccaaatagtaggatgtcatctacataaagtacaaggaacacaacagcactcccactgaccttcttgtaaacacaaggttcatccatgttttgtgtgaaaccaaaagatttgactgcatcatcaaaacggatgttccaactccttgaagcttgcttgagtccatagatggacctatgaagcttacacactttatgaatgtcatctttagacgtaaagccttcaggttgatccatataaaggtcttcctcaaggttgccattcagaaaggcagtctttacgtccatttgccatatctcataatcatagtgagcagctatagcaaataatatccgaatagatttaaccatggcaacaggagagaacgtatcttcataatcaatgccctctctttgcttatagccctttgccaccaaccttgctttgtaggtttctattttaccatttgaacctatctttttcttgaagacccatttgtttccaattggtctaataccaggaggagggtcaacgagagtccagacttgattggtatacatagagtcaatctcggattccatggcttcttgccattgctttgagtcaacgtttgacattgcttcattataactagaaggatcatgcaggttttcattgtcaccaaggagatttaactccccaaggctttcatgacacaaaccatacctcttgggaggtatccggatcctactagaaattcttggagtttgtgttatagttggttcaggaagttgttcaatGGGAAATGgagtgttagtttgtggcttgttggacacttccttgagttctaccatttgctcaacatttccatcaaggacgtagtccctttcaaggaaagtggcattcctgctaacaaacaccctttgttcttcaagttgatagaaataatatcctaaactatctttaggatatcccacaaataaacacttgcttgatctagcttcaagcttgcctgcttctagtcttttgacataagctggacaaccccaaatcttaatatgattgagacttggtttcttcccatgccacatctcatatggtgtaagagggacggacttggaaggcactttattcaacaaataaattgttgtttgaagtgcatatccccaaaaggatataggtaaatcagtatagctcatcatggaacgaaccatgtctaacaaagttcgatttctcctttcagagacaccattgagttgtggtgttccaggaggagctaatgaagaaacaatgccttcttgtttgagataatcaataaactcattgcttaagtattcgcctcctcgatcagatcttagagccttaatacttctgtcggtttg encodes the following:
- the LOC133724458 gene encoding pentatricopeptide repeat-containing protein At2g36980, mitochondrial, with the translated sequence MTYAQKLIKTTSKIAAFARLGHINHARQLFDEMPHRDSIAWNAMLTAYTQLGFHHQALSLLRSMRISNARPDHFTFTATLSACAGACNLRCGTKLHCLLTVLGYQSYLPVNNALIDMYGKCLEPCSATRVFEEMELRNEVTWCSLLFAYTNSGLFDAARQVFCVMPRRVERAWNVMIVGYARNGEVEMCLGLLKEMKESLCRPDQWTFSALMNACAEALEFRCGCMLHAFIIKSGWSSSAEVKNSVLSFYAELGCLGNAVKVFESGGTLTQVSWNAMIDTYMKLGNTHEALRVFQLSPEQNIVSWTSMISGYARNGRGEEAAMFFVDMLRTGLEPDDFSFTAVLHACSNLALLGCGEMFHGSIIHYGFHAYAFIGNGLVNMYAKCGDLKGSIRAFRDILHKDLVSWNAMLFAFGLHGKAIETLQFFEQMVVNGVKPDNVTFIGLLMACSHSGLIGESRALFETMQTIYGLSPDKYHVACMVDMLGRGGYLAEAKELADKYCSVYNAKISSCEALLGACSAHGELGFGKYLGETLKITEPHNETSYVLLSNLYCASGQWKEAEMVRKRMADQGVKKLPGCSWIEVRNKVMAFVAGKNSDPFMDDVYNILQYIDFEIRNPYIVDINC